The genomic window TTGGTTCGGCCGCGCCCCCGAGTACGTGGCGGCGGCGGGCACGCGATACACGCGTCAGCGTGCTGCCTGTCGATCCGCTCGAGGTGCGGGTGACTTCCGGTGACGCCGACACGGTCACGATGGCGGCGGTCATGCCGAGCATGGGTCACGCGCTGCCGCCGGTCGACACCGTCCAAGCCGAGCCCGGCCACTTCGTCGCTGCGGAGGAGGTGTTCGTCATGGGTGGCGAGTGGGAGCTGTCGATCACTGTCTCCCGGACCGGCGGCCAAGAGGTGATCACCGTCAGCACGGTAGTCGACCGGTGACTTGCTGAGGTTCACGCCGCGATGTCGCCCTCCGCACGCTGTTGGCTGGGTTCACACCGGCAGTGGCACAACGGATCTCGGTGGATTCCAGAGCGAAGGGGCTGCGCGGCGATGGCAGAGCAGACCGTCCCATACGGCCCCGTATCCGATGTGGCTGATGCGGCGATGAACAGGTCAAAACCGGCGATAGATAATCGGCTGCGCGGCGATGCCGTTGGCTTTGAAGTTGGCCAGTACGAAGCTGCGGAAGGTGGGCCGGAAGATCAGGCTGGGTAGGAAGGTCCGCCAGTTCGGCCAGCTGGCGTGGTTGACGAGCCCGTAGTCTGCGGGCTCCCCCTCCACTGGCCGCATCAGTGCGGAGTTGGGCAGCGCGGTCTTGGCCTGGAACCACCCTGCGGTGTACTCCCACACCTTCAGCAGGGTCTCGCGGTCGTTGGCGTAGAAGTAGTTGAACAGGAAGCAGTGGTCTCGGCTGTGGTCCACGTCGCCGAGCAGCCCGGCGTTGTCGGCGACGATCTGGTGGGTCCGGCGGGCGGCCGCGCTGAGAGTCTCGACAAGTTCCTTGTAGGCGGCGCTCTCGCGCAGCTCCAGCGCGGCCTCCACGGACGCGGTGCGGATCAGCACGACGAGGTCGAAGCGCGCGGGCTGGAGGCCCTTGGCGGCCAGCACCTCGTCGCCCTCGCCCGGTGGCCGCAGGACCGCGCGGAACACGTTTACCTCGCGCGCCTCTATGCCCGCGGTGAGCGCCGCGAGGCGGGCGGCCAGCTGGATCGGAGCAGACGCGAAGGGGCCACGCCAGGAGCCGACCTCGCCGGCCAGCATGATAAATCCGTCGTCGGTCGGGGGCAGTGCGCGGGCCTTGATCGCCGCGTGGTCATTGATCAGCTTCATGACGCCGACGCTAGCCAGAGGCGTTCGGGATCGCTTCCGTCATCCGACTGGCGGTGAGGTGCTGTTCGGGGGTCACGACACCAGCCTGGCCAGCTCCGCGCGTGAGGTGATGCCCAGCTTGGGGAATGCCTTGTACAGGTGATAGGCGACGGTGCGCGGGCTGAGAAACAGCTGCGCGCCGATTTGGCGGTTGGATGCGCCTGTGACGGCCAGCCGGACTACCTGAAGTTCCTGCGGCGTCAGCACGATCAGCGGATCGCTCACGCGGGAATGGTTGGGCACGGAATGTCCGGTCGCGCGCAGTTCGGCGGCGGCGCGGTCCGACCAGACGGCCGCGCCGAGCCGGTCGAAGGTCTCCATGGCGGCTTGCAGTTGCGGGCGTGCATCGACGCGACGCCTGTTGCGGCGCAACCACTCTCCGTACACCAGGCGGGTACGTGCCTCGTCGTAGGGTTGCCGGTGTTCGGCGTGCAGCGCCAGGGATCGCTCGAAAAGCTCCTCCGCGGCGCTGTCGGGGGCCAGCAGCGCACGGGCCCGGTGCAGGATGGCGAGCGCCGCCGCTTGGCCGGTGCTCTCGACCCAGTCCGCGAGGGGCTTCAGCCGATCGTGGCCCCGTTGCGAATCGCCCAGCCGGACAGCGGCTTCGATGTAGTCCGGCCACGAATACCACCACAGGAAGGCGTGGCGGGTGGGACCGGTCATCGCCTGGTCCACTCGATCGAGCACCGAGTCGTAGCGACCCCGCCCGAGATCGAGGATCACCCGCGAGTACTCGGCCCAGCAGGCGGCCGGCATCCAAGCCCGGTGGTCCGCGCCCCGAATCGCCTGTTCCGTCAAGGAGATACACTCGGCCTCCGCCCGACTGACCGCGGACAGCCAGGCGTGCAGGCCCGCCAGGTAACCGCGCCACATCGGCTGGCCGACATCGGATGCCAAGGCCATGCCCGTGGTTGCCGTCGCCCGCGCGGATTGGTGTCGGCCGTTGAACAGCTGGGCGATGGCGAGGAGCGTCATGGCCTGAGGCATGCGTCCAAGTCGTCCTTCGGCCCGGCATTCCTCGACGAGTCCGGTCGCGCGCTCGAGCATGCTGTGTGCGCCTGCGCGGGCCAGGTCCTGAAACGCGATGAGGTAACGCAACTCCGGTGGTAGGTGATCGGCCGGAATCACGAAATCGGCCGCGGTCGCGGGCGTGCCCTCGACGAGGATGCGCAACGCGCGGTTGGCCGCGCGCACCGTGGTGGGCAGTCCTTCACCCTCCGGGCACATCTCCTCGGAGCGGCGAGCCAGCGCGAGCTGATCCGGATGGGCGGCGCTGGCCCAGGTGTAGTAGCCCGCCAGCGCGACCAGCGACAGCCTGGCTAGCATGTCGTCCGCGGCCTCGGCCCCCTCGTGCATGAGCCGCACGGCCGCCAAGGGCCGATCCGACCGGAGTTCCAATTTCGCGCGTACGTAGGCGAGCTGTGCCAAGACATCGCCCGTCGGTGTCGCCGCCTCGGCCTGGCGTCGTGCCCGGTCCACCAGTTCACCCGCGCGTTGCCACAGGCCCGCTTCGGTCGCGGCCTCGGCCGCGGCCGTCCACCGGCGAACAGCCGCACCGGGTTCGGTGGACAGCTCGGCCGCGCGAGCGTAGGTTGCCGACACCGCCGCCTGCCCACCGCGTTGCCGCGCACGCAGCGCCACAGTTTCGAGCTGCTCGGCCAATTCCCCATCGGGCCCGAGGGCGACGGCAGCGAGATGCCAAGCGCGTCGGTCGGCGTCTACCGCCGCGGCCAACGCCCGGTGCGCGTCCATCCGGGCGGCGATGTCGCAAGCCAGCAGCACCGCGGTACGCACCAGC from Nocardia bhagyanarayanae includes these protein-coding regions:
- a CDS encoding helix-turn-helix transcriptional regulator codes for the protein MGSILFGRQAEQSVIDELLKGGSGALVVRGEAGVGKSALLEYAGAAARARVLRVAGVESEADLPFAALHRLLRPVLDEVEALPQQQANALRAALGMGDVVHGDRFLVGLATLGLLVELSAANPVVCLVDDTQWLDGESSDALQFAARRLHAEPVIMLFASRSGWCSGDDCPAWDLPELRPGCLDDEAARTLLHDQASDLPPAVRDQIVAEAMGNPLALIELPRMLTAEQRRGALVLPPFSPGAAQPVTDRVLMGFRARIAALPEGTRSCLLVSALEHIDELDVLAHAIGLLGASLEDFAVAERAGLVGVSPDGVAFRHPLVRTAVLLACDIAARMDAHRALAAAVDADRRAWHLAAVALGPDGELAEQLETVALRARQRGGQAAVSATYARAAELSTEPGAAVRRWTAAAEAATEAGLWQRAGELVDRARRQAEAATPTGDVLAQLAYVRAKLELRSDRPLAAVRLMHEGAEAADDMLARLSLVALAGYYTWASAAHPDQLALARRSEEMCPEGEGLPTTVRAANRALRILVEGTPATAADFVIPADHLPPELRYLIAFQDLARAGAHSMLERATGLVEECRAEGRLGRMPQAMTLLAIAQLFNGRHQSARATATTGMALASDVGQPMWRGYLAGLHAWLSAVSRAEAECISLTEQAIRGADHRAWMPAACWAEYSRVILDLGRGRYDSVLDRVDQAMTGPTRHAFLWWYSWPDYIEAAVRLGDSQRGHDRLKPLADWVESTGQAAALAILHRARALLAPDSAAEELFERSLALHAEHRQPYDEARTRLVYGEWLRRNRRRVDARPQLQAAMETFDRLGAAVWSDRAAAELRATGHSVPNHSRVSDPLIVLTPQELQVVRLAVTGASNRQIGAQLFLSPRTVAYHLYKAFPKLGITSRAELARLVS